In the Phaseolus vulgaris cultivar G19833 chromosome 7, P. vulgaris v2.0, whole genome shotgun sequence genome, one interval contains:
- the LOC137829752 gene encoding heat stress transcription factor A-7a-like translates to MDYMYPVKEEYLESSAPSSSSYQLGSEYPPKPIEGLRDTGPPPFLTKTFDVVDDPVTNHVISWSRDGTSFVVWDPHAFSASLLPRYFKHNNFSSFVRQLNTYGFRKIDPDRWQFANEGFIRGQKQLLRSIRRRKAPSQLTQGHHCVEVGRFEIDKEVDRLKHDKIVLMMELMNLRQQQQKARMYIKEMEQRLQVTEIKQKHMMAFLSRAIKNPAFLHQLQQKENRKDLEEALTKKRRQIEQGARGIGESSSGGEERSRVKVEALEFGDCDCDLGVSELEMLAMEMQGFGQGRIDREVEPEALESQERLDRVLDEEFWEELLISEKFEGRLDIPTTEDNDEDVVNILANELGCLYSSH, encoded by the exons ATGGATTATATGTATCCAGTGAAAGAAGAATACTTGGAATCATCAgcaccatcatcatcatcatatcAATTAGGTAGTGAGTATCCACCAAAGCCAATTGAGGGACTTCGTGACACCGGACCACCACCATTCCTCACCAAAACTTTTGATGTTGTGGATGACCCAGTTACCAACCACGTAATTTCTTGGAGCAGAGACGGCACAAGCTttgtggtctgggatccacaTGCCTTCTCTGCAAGTCTCCTTCCCAGATACTTCAAGCACAACAATTTCTCCAGCTTTGTCAGGCAACTAAACACTTAC GGTTTTAGGAAAATTGATCCGGATAGATGGCAGTTTGCAAATGAAGGATTCATCAGAGGGCAGAAGCAATTGTTAAGAAGCATAAGGAGAAGGAAGGCACCTTCCCAACTAACGCAAGGTCACCACTGTGTTGAAGTTGGACGTTTTGAAATAGACAAAGAGGTTGATCGTTTGAAGCATGACAAGATAGTGTTGATGATGGAGCTTATGAATCTAAGACAGCAGCAGCAGAAAGCCAGAATGTACATTAAGGAGATGGAGCAAAGGTTACAAGTGACAGAAATCAAGCAGAAACATATGATGGCATTCTTATCTAGAGCCATAAAAAATCCTGCCTTCCTACACCAACTCCAACAGAAGGAGAACAGAAAGGATCTTGAAGAAGCTTTGACCAAAAAGAGAAGGCAAATTGAGCAAGGAGCTAGAGGTATTGGAGAATCAAGTAGTGGGGGTGAAGAAAGGAGCAGAGTTAAAGTTGAGGCCTTAGAATTTGGGGATTGTGATTGTGATCTTGGAGTGTCAGAGTTGGAAATGTTAGCTATGGAAATGCAGGGGTTTGGACAGGGTAGGATAGACCGGGAGGTAGAACCTGAGGCACTAGAATCACAAGAGAGACTGGATAGAGTACTTGATGAAGAGTTTTGGGAAGAACTACTGATCAGTGAGAAATTTGAGGGTCGATTAGACATTCCAACTACTGAAGATAATGATGAAGATGTTGTCAATATATTGGCGAATGAACTTGGTTGCTTGTATTCAAGTCATTAA